Within the Candidatus Thorarchaeota archaeon genome, the region TGGATATGTAGAGTACATCAAAGATATCGGCGACGCCGTAGAGGAATCCATTGAAGCAGTCAATAATGATTATCAAGCCGTCTTCTTCATGAACCCCACCAAAGTCGAAGAAGTTGAGGCTGTATCAAAGAACTTTGAATGTATGCCCAGTAAGAGCACGTTTTTCTATCCCAAGGTACACACAGGGTTTACGATAAATGTGCTCAAGCAGCCAGAAGAATAGAATGAATGGTAGACGGGCTGGGACGACCAGCCCAGCCTGCCGCTTAGGTTCCTAATCGTTCAATATCAAGGAGAAGCAATGCGGCTGAGAATACGCCGATTGCTGGGAGCAGGATTTGTACGATAGAGACATAGATTGGAGAAGACGCCTCCGTGATCTGGATAACCTCCATGTGAACAAAATAATTGATGGTATAGTCAGCAGAACCTGCAACGCGAAACTTGAACTTATTCCCAACGATTATGTTGGATATGCCAAAGCTATGAATAGTGGATTCGTCAAGAGTCAATTCTAGCGGTTTGGTTGATGAGACTGTGGCTTCGGTGTCCAAGAACATGAAACCTTCAGGTATTTGCTTCGTGATGCAGTTATTCTTGTAGTATAGGTTCAGTTCTTCTGAAAATGAGATATTCAGTGGCTGGTCATCGTCAAGCATAGCCAAACTAAGCACCGATAAGATACGTATACATGTATTCACGAATACTACCACCATTGAGCCCCGAAAAGAGGGAATTAATAAATCTCAGGCCCCTGATTCCTAACTCTTCGACCTATACCGATTCTTAGGAGCAATTAATCCGTTTTCAAAACGCGAGGGTTTTCCACGAGGTTTTTGTTAAATCCTAAGCATATCGAACAGCTTATTACCGGGGCTGAATAGCCGCATAATGTCAACCTTCGGAGTGTAGGTGGTTTCATAGCTGAACCTCCGGAGAGTTGTAACAGAACAAATGGTTGTGATAAAACATGGTTGAGCGAGTATACAACTTTTATCCCGGACCGGCAACGCTTCCTGTGCCAGTACTCAAGAAAGCAAAGGAAGAATTGCTGAACTATGATGGAAACGGTATGTCCGTCATGGAGATATCCCATAGGTCCGATCAATACGAAGAGATCCATTACCGAGCAATGGAACTAGTTAGCGAGCTAATGGACCTGCCTGATGACTTCAAAGTTCTCTGGCTTCAGGGCGGTGCATCTGCACAATTCTGGATGGCCCCACTGAACCTGCAAGTACCAGGCAAACCAATAGACATTCTTCACGCAGGAAGATGGTCAGCGAAGTTCATCAAAGAAGCCAAGTTGTATGGCGACGTGAATGTGGTTGCTTCCTCTGAAGAAGACGGCTACGAATACATCCCTAAAGACATAGACTTCGATGATGATGCGGCCTTTGCCTATATGACCAGCAACAACACAGTGAATGGTAGCCAAATTTTCGACTGGCCAGACGTACCTGAAGGTGTGCCCGTGGTCTGTGATATGTCGTCGGATATTATGGCAAGAAAGATTGACCCAGACTATTTCGGCGTCATTTTTGCGGGGGCTCAGAAGAATCTTGGACCAGCCGGTGTCACCATGGTTGCGGTCAGGGAACATCTCCTTGATCGAGTTCCTGAAGATACACCCACTTTGCAGAAGTGGAAAACCCACGTCAACCGAGACTCGTTGTTCAACACACCTCCTGTATTCCCCATATACATGTGCAAACTTGTGCTTGAATACTATGACGAGCTTGGTGGTGTAGAGGCACTTGAGAAAAGGAACCGGAAAAAGGCCGGTATGCTCTATGATGTCATTGATGAGTCCGATGGCTTCTACAAAGGACACGTTGTGAAAGAAGACAGAAGCATCATGAACGTCACCTTCAACTTGCCAACTGAAGAACTTGAG harbors:
- the serC gene encoding 3-phosphoserine/phosphohydroxythreonine transaminase, coding for MVERVYNFYPGPATLPVPVLKKAKEELLNYDGNGMSVMEISHRSDQYEEIHYRAMELVSELMDLPDDFKVLWLQGGASAQFWMAPLNLQVPGKPIDILHAGRWSAKFIKEAKLYGDVNVVASSEEDGYEYIPKDIDFDDDAAFAYMTSNNTVNGSQIFDWPDVPEGVPVVCDMSSDIMARKIDPDYFGVIFAGAQKNLGPAGVTMVAVREHLLDRVPEDTPTLQKWKTHVNRDSLFNTPPVFPIYMCKLVLEYYDELGGVEALEKRNRKKAGMLYDVIDESDGFYKGHVVKEDRSIMNVTFNLPTEELEKKCIKEGEERGLIGLGGHRSIGGMRASLYNAMSVEGVETLCDFLEEFREENQ